The following proteins are co-located in the Abditibacteriaceae bacterium genome:
- the coaD gene encoding pantetheine-phosphate adenylyltransferase, which yields MKNTLRTAIYPGTFDPVTAGHMDIVREAAQVFDRVVMGVGVNPGKVPLFSPDERVAMLRESLAEENLDNVEAASFSGLTVDFAREQGAAFIVRGLRAVTDFESEFALVLANERLDPGISTVFLLPSQEHIHLSSSIVRQAAELGRRLIPESVPAPAARRLAERFDFSC from the coding sequence GTGAAAAATACTCTCCGAACCGCGATTTATCCGGGCACCTTCGACCCCGTAACAGCGGGCCACATGGACATTGTGCGTGAAGCGGCGCAGGTCTTCGACCGCGTCGTGATGGGCGTTGGCGTAAACCCGGGCAAAGTGCCGCTCTTTTCGCCCGATGAGCGTGTCGCAATGCTGCGTGAATCGCTCGCAGAAGAAAATCTCGACAACGTCGAAGCCGCGTCATTTTCGGGTCTCACGGTCGATTTTGCACGCGAGCAGGGTGCCGCGTTTATCGTGCGCGGCTTACGCGCCGTCACCGATTTCGAGTCGGAATTTGCGCTTGTGTTAGCAAACGAGCGGCTCGATCCGGGCATTTCTACGGTGTTCTTGCTGCCATCGCAGGAACACATTCATTTATCGAGCAGCATTGTGCGGCAAGCGGCAGAATTGGGCCGTCGCCTTATTCCCGAAAGCGTTCCGGCACCTGCGGCGCGGCGTCTCGCGGAGCGATTCGATTTTTCATGCTGA